A genomic segment from uncultured Marinifilum sp. encodes:
- the trkA gene encoding Trk system potassium transporter TrkA translates to MKIVIAGAGAVGTHLAKMLSHQDHDIILLDNDEDKLKEIDSHLDLLTIVGSSSSLKDLKEASVKKADLFIAVTQSETTNITSTILAKKLGAVKTIARIDNQEYLIPENKEYLKSLGIDELIYPERLAAKEVIRYLSRSGTRQMYEFSGGKLLLYGIKISSKSVIMDKTMAEVADLSHDVDFRAVAIKRGDVTIIPRGHNRFMRGDLVFVVSKPESIEDVMLLAGKPKYEIKNAMILGGSRIGQKTALELGKNMNLKLLEIDKEKSLKLADRLQDALVINGDGRDKELLKEEGIHKMDAFVAVTGNSETNILACLLAKKMGVKRTIAEVENIDYIDLADNIGVGTMINKKLLAASYIYRFTMDAEVQHCKWLTVSDAEVLELCVKKGSKITRASLSELDFPDDANIGGIIRGNESIIATGDTQIQVDDQVVVFTLPSAIKKVEKFFK, encoded by the coding sequence ATGAAAATTGTTATTGCCGGAGCGGGAGCTGTTGGAACTCATTTGGCTAAAATGTTAAGTCATCAGGATCATGATATTATATTGCTTGATAATGATGAAGATAAATTGAAAGAGATTGATTCTCATTTGGATTTATTAACAATTGTTGGATCGAGTTCTTCTTTAAAGGATTTAAAAGAAGCAAGTGTTAAAAAGGCAGATCTTTTTATTGCCGTTACGCAATCGGAAACTACCAATATTACTTCTACTATTCTGGCAAAGAAATTGGGAGCGGTAAAAACAATCGCACGAATTGATAATCAAGAATACTTAATTCCTGAAAATAAAGAATACCTTAAAAGTTTGGGTATTGATGAGTTGATATATCCGGAAAGATTAGCAGCTAAGGAAGTAATTCGCTATTTATCGAGATCGGGAACCCGACAGATGTATGAGTTTTCGGGCGGTAAGCTTTTATTATATGGCATAAAAATTAGTAGTAAATCGGTTATTATGGATAAAACAATGGCCGAAGTTGCAGACTTGAGCCATGATGTTGATTTTAGAGCTGTTGCGATTAAAAGAGGGGATGTTACAATTATTCCCCGAGGACATAATCGCTTTATGAGAGGTGATTTAGTTTTTGTGGTTAGTAAACCCGAAAGTATTGAAGATGTAATGCTTTTAGCAGGTAAACCTAAATATGAGATTAAAAATGCTATGATTCTTGGAGGAAGTCGTATAGGACAAAAAACGGCTTTAGAATTAGGCAAAAATATGAATCTTAAGCTGTTGGAGATTGATAAGGAAAAAAGTTTAAAGCTTGCCGATCGTCTTCAGGATGCTTTGGTAATTAATGGCGATGGCAGAGATAAGGAATTGTTAAAGGAAGAAGGAATTCATAAAATGGATGCTTTTGTAGCAGTTACCGGAAACTCCGAAACCAATATTTTAGCTTGTTTGCTGGCTAAAAAAATGGGTGTTAAAAGAACGATTGCCGAGGTTGAGAATATTGATTATATCGATTTGGCCGATAATATTGGTGTTGGAACAATGATTAATAAGAAATTATTGGCTGCAAGCTATATTTATAGGTTTACTATGGATGCCGAAGTTCAACATTGTAAATGGTTAACAGTTTCGGATGCTGAAGTATTGGAGCTGTGTGTGAAAAAAGGATCGAAAATTACTCGAGCGAGCCTTAGTGAACTAGATTTTCCTGACGACGCAAATATTGGTGGCATTATCCGGGGCAATGAAAGTATTATTGCAACTGGAGATACACAAATTCAAGTTGACGATCAGGTAGTTGTTTTTACCTTACCATCGGCAATAAAAAAAGTCGAAAAGTTCTTCAAATAA
- a CDS encoding potassium transporter TrkG, protein MIKFKIILNILGKLLVGESFFLFLSLIVSLIYGESDSLAFLKAGVITFIAGSLSYLLSKGVEKELGKREGYIIVSLVWVVFSIFGCLPYLFSGSISSVTNAFFETMSGFTTTGSSILNNIEELPHGILFWRSLTQWMGGMGIIVMFLAILPTLGIGGRELFVAEVPGPAPDKLTPRIKETARNLWGLYIIFTLVETIMLFAGGMTFFDAVNHSLTTMATGGYSTKQASVGFFTSPYLQYVIIFFMFVAGTNFTLSYAAITGRLGKMFKDEEFRFYGIVVFIFALIISLGLMAAGNISGEQAFRDSLFTVVSIITTTGYATADYLLWSPFLGMLIFVLFFVGGSAGSTGGGVKVVRILLLFKNSFYELKRLVHPNAVIPIRYNRHVVDQKTVTNILAFFVFYILIFMVSSVCMSLWTSDIYSAFSAVATTLGNIGPGFGEIGPMENFYNLPSLAKWFLSFLMLLGRLELFTVLILFSPSFWKH, encoded by the coding sequence GTGATTAAGTTTAAAATTATTCTAAATATTCTAGGGAAGCTCCTTGTTGGGGAAAGCTTCTTTTTATTTCTCTCCTTAATTGTTTCTTTAATTTATGGAGAGTCAGATTCTTTGGCTTTTTTAAAGGCAGGAGTTATAACATTTATTGCTGGATCATTAAGTTATTTACTTTCTAAAGGAGTAGAGAAGGAACTAGGAAAAAGAGAGGGATACATTATAGTAAGTTTGGTATGGGTTGTATTTTCCATATTTGGATGTTTGCCTTATTTGTTTAGTGGTTCTATTTCATCGGTAACGAATGCTTTTTTCGAGACCATGTCTGGATTTACAACCACAGGTTCTTCTATTCTGAATAATATTGAAGAATTACCACATGGTATTTTGTTTTGGCGATCATTAACCCAATGGATGGGAGGAATGGGAATTATAGTAATGTTCCTAGCTATTCTGCCCACATTAGGAATTGGAGGTAGAGAGCTTTTTGTTGCAGAAGTTCCTGGTCCGGCACCCGATAAATTAACCCCTAGAATTAAAGAAACTGCTCGTAATCTTTGGGGTTTGTATATTATATTTACTTTGGTAGAAACCATTATGTTGTTTGCTGGAGGAATGACATTTTTTGATGCAGTGAATCACTCTCTAACTACTATGGCTACAGGTGGATATTCAACCAAACAGGCCAGTGTAGGGTTTTTTACATCTCCTTATCTTCAGTATGTTATTATTTTCTTCATGTTTGTAGCGGGTACTAATTTTACCTTATCTTATGCTGCAATTACCGGACGTTTAGGGAAAATGTTTAAGGATGAAGAATTTCGATTTTATGGGATAGTTGTTTTTATTTTTGCTTTAATTATCAGTTTAGGCCTTATGGCTGCAGGTAATATAAGTGGAGAACAGGCATTTCGTGATAGTTTGTTTACCGTTGTTTCAATTATTACAACAACCGGATATGCTACAGCAGATTATCTTCTTTGGAGTCCATTTTTAGGAATGCTTATTTTTGTTCTGTTTTTTGTTGGAGGTTCGGCCGGATCAACAGGAGGAGGTGTAAAAGTAGTTCGAATCTTGTTGCTTTTTAAGAATAGTTTTTATGAGTTAAAACGTTTAGTTCATCCAAATGCAGTTATCCCAATTCGTTATAATCGTCATGTGGTTGATCAAAAAACAGTGACCAATATTTTGGCCTTTTTTGTTTTTTATATCCTAATATTTATGGTTTCTTCTGTTTGTATGTCTTTATGGACTTCTGATATTTATTCTGCTTTTAGTGCTGTGGCTACTACTCTTGGTAATATTGGACCTGGCTTTGGGGAAATAGGTCCAATGGAAAATTTCTATAATTTACCATCATTGGCAAAATGGTTTTTATCGTTTTTAATGCTTTTAGGTAGATTAGAATTATTTACTGTTTTAATTCTTTTTTCACCATCGTTCTGGAAACATTAA
- a CDS encoding DUF6588 family protein — protein MKKFILVLIFFVPFLGKSQDIEQFLLAGREDASKLTEKYVNPVSKGFMYGLNNGWYSTARTHKKFGFDITLVANLAKVSGSDEVFQFAASDYANLSLANGANSAEMQTLMGGDNNQTILARIETSAGEYDVARFNIPDGIGDDLPMNAVPSATLQVGIGIPGIDADLKVRYLPKVGGDDIEVGMFGFGIQKDLSKMLKIAKTPFSVSALLAYTKLTAEYDIQGESTFNGSGQLMEFTTNAYTVQAIASVNLKLIEFYGAVGYNTAKMDVDIKGTYELEYEDVISGIAVSDYKTVTDPVSVNFDASGVRATIGTRLNLGFFKIFGDYTIQEYNTITGGIAFSFR, from the coding sequence ATGAAAAAATTTATTCTAGTACTAATCTTTTTTGTTCCTTTTCTGGGGAAGTCGCAGGATATTGAGCAATTTTTATTGGCAGGAAGGGAAGATGCTTCGAAATTGACTGAAAAATATGTAAATCCAGTATCGAAAGGCTTTATGTATGGATTAAATAATGGTTGGTACTCAACAGCCAGAACTCACAAGAAATTTGGTTTTGATATTACTTTAGTAGCAAATTTGGCAAAGGTGTCAGGCTCCGATGAAGTTTTTCAGTTTGCTGCAAGCGATTATGCAAATCTTAGCTTGGCTAATGGAGCAAATTCTGCAGAGATGCAAACTTTAATGGGTGGCGATAATAATCAGACTATTTTAGCAAGGATTGAAACAAGTGCTGGAGAGTATGATGTAGCTAGATTTAATATTCCCGATGGAATAGGAGATGATCTTCCAATGAACGCAGTTCCTTCGGCTACTCTACAAGTTGGAATTGGAATTCCAGGAATTGATGCCGATTTAAAAGTAAGATATTTACCTAAAGTTGGTGGTGATGATATTGAGGTAGGCATGTTTGGTTTTGGAATTCAAAAAGATTTATCTAAAATGCTTAAAATTGCGAAAACCCCATTTTCTGTATCTGCTTTACTTGCCTATACTAAATTAACAGCAGAGTATGATATTCAGGGAGAATCAACTTTTAATGGTAGTGGGCAGTTAATGGAATTTACAACCAATGCCTATACTGTTCAGGCTATTGCATCGGTAAATTTAAAATTGATAGAGTTTTATGGCGCAGTAGGTTATAATACTGCAAAAATGGATGTAGATATTAAAGGAACATACGAATTAGAATATGAAGATGTAATTTCTGGAATAGCAGTGAGTGATTATAAAACTGTTACCGATCCGGTGTCAGTAAATTTCGATGCTAGTGGGGTAAGAGCAACAATAGGTACCCGATTAAATCTTGGTTTTTTTAAAATATTCGGAGATTATACCATTCAGGAATATAATACAATAACAGGAGGTATTGCCTTTAGTTTTAGGTAA
- a CDS encoding ComEC/Rec2 family competence protein has protein sequence MTFREIFRQNPFLRILLPLIVGILLAHYFKINNKICFALILSGFAGVIGVITIPTLRKSYSLSTIFGIFSTLFLLGLASYRSNTVESGMHLSSDSSCRLYKVELIEKPVEKANSYSCVVNVKESLSDKGFLYQTAKAILYLSKDSAVSILKPGDQLLLNSSLNRVKNAGNPYEFDYAAYLKTQHILYSAYINTNSWIKLEENGRKSLKVLALKWRDNLLDIYREKGISNESFDILAALTLGYKTTLDPEIRRAWADAGAMHVLAVSGLHVGIIYIIMKFLLGFLDKIKFGQWIKGLLLLISLWMYALLTGMSPSVMRATCMFTFLIGGEMLKRYGGIYNSLSASAVVLLLYNPFLLFTVGFQFSYLAVVGIVFFQARFDKLMYVRNFILRKIWQLTTVAISAQIATFPLAIYYFNQFPAYFLLSGYIVILMAGVLIYLSITLLLLAKIDWVSDILAWILHHLVDWMNWAIIQIHNLPGAVIRDCFFTSYQVLLLYLSIISLIFILVLKKKKAVFSLLILLICIQLPILISQLKSEEKELVVFNAGRNSLIGLRNGEKVFLLIDKDLEEKKIIRLTKPYFMHKGVADIQIDTLQNFDYRDFDGTVIVSIASKFTNANKILDSVQADYLLLRKNALKSDSIMERSTSSTVHILDGSIYLNDLKRISDQKNVASEKIYQVNKSGAYIKLLSTQKTN, from the coding sequence ATGACTTTTCGCGAAATATTCCGACAAAATCCTTTCTTACGTATTCTACTACCTTTAATAGTGGGCATATTGCTTGCTCATTATTTTAAGATCAATAATAAAATTTGTTTTGCTTTAATATTATCAGGATTTGCTGGAGTAATTGGAGTTATTACTATTCCAACACTCAGAAAATCTTATTCCTTAAGTACGATATTTGGCATTTTTTCTACTTTGTTCTTATTAGGATTAGCTTCATATCGTAGTAATACGGTGGAGTCTGGTATGCACCTATCTTCCGATTCTTCTTGTCGGTTATATAAAGTTGAGCTTATCGAAAAACCAGTAGAAAAAGCTAATTCTTATTCTTGTGTTGTTAATGTAAAAGAATCATTAAGCGATAAGGGCTTTCTATATCAAACAGCAAAGGCAATTTTATATTTGTCTAAAGATTCCGCAGTAAGCATTTTAAAACCAGGAGATCAACTCCTGCTAAATTCAAGCTTAAACCGAGTAAAAAATGCAGGTAATCCGTATGAGTTCGATTATGCTGCATATCTTAAAACTCAACATATTTTATATTCGGCTTATATAAATACAAATTCCTGGATAAAATTAGAAGAAAATGGCAGAAAGAGTCTTAAGGTTTTAGCTCTAAAGTGGCGCGATAATTTACTGGATATCTACAGAGAAAAGGGAATTAGTAATGAGAGTTTTGATATTTTAGCTGCACTAACTTTAGGATATAAAACCACATTAGATCCTGAAATTAGACGAGCGTGGGCCGATGCTGGAGCAATGCATGTATTGGCGGTTTCGGGTCTGCATGTTGGTATTATTTATATAATCATGAAGTTTCTTCTTGGTTTTTTAGACAAAATAAAATTCGGACAATGGATAAAAGGACTTTTATTATTGATTAGTCTTTGGATGTACGCACTATTAACAGGAATGTCGCCTTCGGTTATGAGAGCCACATGTATGTTCACTTTTTTAATTGGAGGGGAAATGTTAAAACGTTATGGCGGAATCTATAACTCATTATCAGCATCGGCAGTTGTTTTGCTACTATACAATCCATTTTTGCTTTTTACAGTTGGCTTTCAGTTTTCATATCTTGCGGTAGTAGGTATTGTATTTTTTCAAGCCCGATTCGATAAGCTCATGTATGTGCGAAATTTTATTTTACGAAAAATTTGGCAGTTAACAACTGTTGCAATTTCAGCACAAATAGCAACTTTTCCTTTGGCTATCTATTATTTTAATCAATTTCCTGCCTATTTTTTATTATCTGGATACATTGTAATTTTAATGGCAGGAGTATTAATTTATCTCTCAATAACTCTTTTGTTACTTGCTAAAATAGATTGGGTATCTGATATTTTAGCTTGGATTCTTCATCATTTAGTAGATTGGATGAATTGGGCAATTATTCAAATACATAATTTGCCTGGTGCTGTAATTCGAGATTGTTTTTTTACAAGCTATCAGGTTTTACTGCTATATTTATCTATTATTAGTTTAATATTTATTTTGGTATTGAAGAAGAAAAAAGCAGTTTTTAGTTTATTGATACTACTTATTTGTATTCAACTACCAATTTTAATTTCTCAATTAAAATCAGAGGAAAAGGAGTTGGTTGTTTTTAATGCAGGCAGAAATAGCTTAATAGGACTTAGAAATGGGGAAAAGGTTTTTTTACTAATTGATAAAGATCTTGAAGAAAAGAAAATTATAAGACTAACCAAACCATACTTTATGCATAAAGGTGTTGCTGATATTCAAATAGATACCTTACAGAATTTTGATTACAGAGATTTCGATGGAACTGTAATTGTTAGTATTGCGAGCAAATTTACAAATGCTAATAAAATATTAGATAGTGTACAAGCAGATTATTTACTGCTTCGGAAAAATGCTTTAAAATCTGATAGTATTATGGAAAGAAGTACAAGCAGTACAGTTCATATTTTAGATGGATCCATTTATTTAAATGATTTGAAGCGTATTTCTGATCAGAAAAATGTAGCATCAGAAAAAATTTATCAGGTAAATAAATCTGGAGCGTATATTAAGCTTTTATCTACACAAAAAACAAATTAA
- a CDS encoding L-threonylcarbamoyladenylate synthase, whose translation MILKLYSDNPNHREFRKIIDVLKNGGLVIYPTDTVYALGCDITNNKAIQKIARLKGISADKGNFSLICNNLSNLSEYAKVDNSSFKVMKKNLPGAFTFILHASNNVPKLFKSKKKTVGIRIPDHYIPLRIVEELGNPIMTTSIHDPDEVIEYTTDPELIYEKYNKDVDLIIDGGFGNNTASTVIDCTNGDFEIVRAGIGELIF comes from the coding sequence ATGATCTTAAAATTATATTCTGACAATCCTAACCACAGGGAATTTCGGAAAATTATAGATGTTCTGAAAAATGGCGGACTTGTTATTTATCCAACCGATACAGTATATGCACTAGGTTGTGATATTACCAACAACAAAGCCATTCAAAAAATTGCACGCCTAAAAGGGATATCAGCCGATAAAGGTAACTTCTCCTTAATTTGCAATAACCTTAGTAATTTATCGGAATATGCTAAAGTTGACAATTCGTCTTTTAAAGTAATGAAAAAGAATTTACCGGGAGCATTTACATTCATTCTTCATGCAAGTAATAATGTTCCTAAATTATTCAAAAGCAAAAAGAAAACTGTTGGTATTCGTATTCCTGATCATTATATTCCTCTAAGAATTGTTGAAGAATTAGGCAATCCAATCATGACAACTTCAATTCACGATCCCGATGAAGTTATTGAATACACCACAGATCCTGAATTAATTTATGAAAAATACAACAAAGATGTAGATCTTATTATTGATGGAGGATTTGGAAATAATACAGCATCAACTGTAATTGATTGTACCAATGGAGATTTCGAAATTGTAAGAGCTGGTATTGGAGAATTAATTTTTTAA
- the fsa gene encoding fructose-6-phosphate aldolase, with protein sequence MKFFIDTANLDQIKEAQDLGVLDGVTTNPSLMAKEGIKGEANIKQHYVDICDIVDGDVSAEVIATDFEGMISEGEELAALHSQIVVKVPCTKNGIKAVKYLSSKGIRTNCTLIFSVGQALLAAKAGATYVSPFVGRLDDISTDGIELIRQIADMNSYYGFETQVLAASIRHTMHMIQCVEVGADVATCPLSAITGLLKHPLTDKGLEQFLADYNKLNG encoded by the coding sequence ATGAAGTTTTTTATTGACACAGCTAATCTTGATCAGATTAAAGAAGCCCAGGATTTAGGAGTTCTTGACGGCGTTACAACAAACCCATCTCTTATGGCTAAGGAGGGAATTAAAGGTGAAGCAAACATCAAGCAACACTATGTTGACATTTGCGATATAGTTGATGGAGATGTAAGTGCTGAAGTTATAGCAACCGACTTTGAAGGAATGATTTCGGAAGGAGAAGAACTTGCTGCACTTCATTCTCAAATTGTTGTTAAAGTTCCATGTACTAAAAACGGTATTAAAGCAGTAAAATATCTAAGTTCTAAAGGTATTAGAACTAACTGTACTCTTATTTTTTCGGTAGGACAAGCTCTTTTAGCTGCAAAAGCCGGAGCAACTTATGTTTCGCCATTTGTAGGAAGACTTGATGATATCTCTACCGATGGTATTGAGCTGATTCGCCAAATTGCCGACATGAATAGCTATTACGGTTTTGAGACACAAGTTTTAGCCGCTTCTATTCGTCATACAATGCACATGATACAATGTGTTGAAGTTGGTGCAGATGTTGCAACTTGTCCTTTAAGTGCAATTACCGGACTTTTAAAGCATCCTTTAACAGACAAGGGACTAGAACAATTTTTAGCTGATTACAACAAATTAAACGGATAA
- a CDS encoding Lacal_2735 family protein has product MFGLFKKKSKIELLQIQYKKLLKEQYDLSKINRSESDAKYAQAQQILEEIENLKNK; this is encoded by the coding sequence ATGTTTGGATTATTTAAAAAGAAATCGAAAATAGAATTACTACAAATACAATACAAAAAGCTACTAAAAGAACAGTATGATTTATCAAAAATTAACCGGTCGGAAAGTGATGCCAAATATGCTCAAGCACAGCAAATATTGGAAGAAATAGAAAACCTTAAAAACAAATAA
- a CDS encoding potassium transporter TrkG has product MSVLIIVESFFLIISSAVALYYGEGDFISFAQSSAISLLCGGVLYLSTHNCNKGIGKREAYLVVSMVWVVFSIFGSLPFLLGGYIPNFTDAFFETISGFTTTGASIVNDIEALPHGILFWRSLTHLLGGMGILVLTVAILPVFGFGVMALFSAEAAGITVDKLHPRIKETAQRLWGIYMLLVALETIFLVFGGMSCFDAICHSFGTLASGGFSTKNSSIVNYSPYIQYVLIVFMFLAGTNFTLHYFGLKGQFKKIWQNQEFRVYVGLVLSITIIITASLVYLDHGTLEKSFRDGLFQVVSVITSTGFVSADYTLWHPYLWFLIFGLMFTGACVGSTSGGVKILRHLLLFKNSTLEFKRLIHPAAILPIRYNSNTVNQNIISKVLAFFILYLVVFFIGCFLMTFIGMDFISSMGAVATTMGGIGPGLGMVGPMNNFSLVPDSGKWILSFLMLLGRLELFTFLIIFTPSFWKNQ; this is encoded by the coding sequence ATGTCGGTATTAATAATTGTGGAAAGTTTTTTTCTAATTATTAGTTCGGCAGTAGCTTTATATTATGGCGAAGGTGATTTTATTTCATTTGCACAGTCTTCCGCTATCAGTTTATTATGTGGTGGTGTATTGTATTTAAGTACGCACAATTGTAATAAGGGCATTGGAAAAAGAGAGGCCTATCTTGTAGTTAGTATGGTGTGGGTAGTTTTTTCAATTTTTGGATCATTACCCTTTTTACTGGGTGGATATATCCCAAATTTTACAGATGCTTTTTTTGAAACCATATCAGGTTTTACCACAACTGGGGCATCAATTGTAAATGATATTGAAGCTTTGCCACATGGAATTCTTTTTTGGCGATCTCTAACACATCTGCTGGGAGGAATGGGGATTTTGGTCCTTACAGTTGCCATATTACCTGTATTTGGTTTTGGAGTAATGGCTTTGTTTAGTGCCGAAGCAGCAGGTATTACCGTTGATAAGTTGCATCCCAGAATTAAGGAGACAGCTCAGCGATTATGGGGTATTTATATGTTGTTAGTAGCTTTGGAAACTATTTTTTTAGTGTTTGGTGGAATGTCATGCTTTGATGCTATTTGTCACTCATTTGGAACTTTGGCTTCAGGGGGATTTTCGACTAAGAATAGTAGTATAGTTAACTACTCTCCATATATACAGTATGTTTTAATAGTATTCATGTTTTTGGCAGGAACCAACTTTACACTTCACTATTTTGGATTAAAAGGACAGTTTAAAAAAATCTGGCAAAATCAGGAGTTCAGAGTTTATGTAGGATTAGTATTATCTATTACAATAATAATAACGGCAAGCTTGGTTTATCTCGATCATGGTACATTGGAAAAATCGTTTCGTGATGGGTTATTTCAAGTTGTTTCGGTAATTACAAGCACCGGTTTTGTAAGTGCCGATTATACTTTATGGCACCCTTACTTGTGGTTTTTAATTTTTGGATTGATGTTTACAGGTGCATGTGTGGGGTCTACATCCGGAGGTGTTAAAATTTTAAGACATTTATTATTATTTAAAAATAGTACACTCGAATTTAAAAGACTGATACATCCAGCAGCAATTTTACCAATAAGATATAATAGCAATACTGTCAATCAGAATATTATATCTAAAGTTTTAGCCTTTTTTATATTGTATTTGGTTGTATTTTTTATTGGCTGTTTTTTGATGACCTTTATCGGTATGGATTTTATTTCATCGATGGGTGCTGTGGCTACAACTATGGGAGGAATAGGACCTGGTTTAGGTATGGTAGGACCTATGAATAATTTTTCTTTGGTTCCTGATTCTGGTAAATGGATATTATCATTTTTAATGTTACTGGGGCGATTAGAGTTATTTACTTTTTTAATTATTTTTACACCTTCTTTTTGGAAGAATCAATAA
- a CDS encoding SRPBCC family protein: protein MAFYQFYREQKINASINEVWDFISSPKNLKEITPDYMGFDIISSNLPEKMYSGMIITYKVSPLLGIKTTWVSEITQVRDRSYFVDEQRVGPYSIWHHQHIIEPIPNGVLMKDIVSYQPPLGFLGAIANHLIIKKKLQEIFEYRKKILELKFKV, encoded by the coding sequence ATGGCCTTTTATCAATTTTACCGTGAACAAAAAATAAATGCAAGCATTAATGAAGTTTGGGATTTTATCTCTTCCCCTAAAAATTTAAAAGAAATCACGCCCGACTATATGGGTTTTGATATTATTTCCAGTAATCTACCCGAAAAAATGTATTCAGGAATGATTATTACTTATAAAGTAAGTCCATTATTAGGAATTAAAACAACTTGGGTAAGCGAAATTACACAAGTACGCGATCGCTCCTATTTTGTGGACGAACAACGTGTTGGTCCCTACTCCATTTGGCATCACCAACACATTATCGAACCTATACCTAATGGTGTTCTTATGAAAGATATTGTTTCTTACCAACCTCCATTAGGATTTCTTGGTGCAATTGCCAATCACCTTATAATTAAGAAGAAACTACAAGAAATTTTTGAGTATCGTAAAAAGATATTAGAACTTAAATTTAAAGTTTAA
- a CDS encoding cyclopropane-fatty-acyl-phospholipid synthase family protein codes for MWYLKLVDKGIIPDSLIKLQIKHLIKQRLQSEKKQFNIHKLVEELKESPIAVKTNEANVQHYELPVSFFNKILGQHLKYSCGLWLDNETCLNNAEKCMLDKTIERADIKDGQDILELGCGWGSLSLYLAQKYPNANIVAVSNSNSQREYIQSKAYRMNLSNLNIITADMNDFSINKKFDRIVSIEMFEHMRNYQELFFKINHFLKLNGKLFVHVFSHKQLSYKFEIKDSSDWMSKYFFTGGIMPSEDLFTHFQDHLYIEKKWHFNGLHYQKTAKAWLHNMDKSKVEIMSIFEKTYGNNQAKRWWNYWRIFFMSCAELWGYRDGKEWSISHYLFSKQNSN; via the coding sequence ATGTGGTATCTCAAATTAGTTGATAAGGGAATTATTCCGGATTCTTTAATAAAATTACAGATTAAACACTTAATAAAACAACGTTTACAAAGTGAGAAAAAACAATTCAACATACACAAACTGGTTGAAGAGTTAAAGGAAAGTCCCATTGCAGTTAAAACCAATGAGGCCAATGTACAACATTATGAATTACCTGTTTCGTTTTTCAATAAAATTCTTGGACAGCATCTAAAATACTCCTGTGGATTATGGCTGGATAACGAAACCTGCTTAAACAATGCAGAGAAATGCATGCTCGACAAAACTATTGAGCGAGCAGATATTAAAGATGGGCAGGACATATTAGAATTAGGATGCGGTTGGGGATCTCTTAGCTTGTATCTAGCTCAAAAATATCCAAATGCTAACATAGTTGCAGTTTCAAATTCCAATTCGCAACGTGAATATATTCAATCGAAAGCTTATCGAATGAACTTAAGTAATTTAAATATCATAACAGCTGACATGAATGATTTTTCTATAAATAAAAAGTTCGACAGAATTGTTTCCATCGAAATGTTTGAACACATGAGAAATTACCAGGAACTTTTTTTTAAAATAAATCATTTTTTAAAATTAAACGGAAAACTATTTGTTCATGTATTCTCACACAAACAATTAAGTTATAAGTTTGAAATTAAGGATTCAAGCGATTGGATGTCGAAATATTTTTTCACTGGAGGAATTATGCCTAGTGAAGACCTTTTTACCCACTTTCAAGATCATCTTTACATCGAAAAAAAATGGCATTTTAATGGCTTGCATTATCAAAAAACTGCAAAAGCCTGGTTACATAATATGGATAAATCTAAGGTCGAAATTATGTCCATATTTGAAAAAACTTATGGAAACAATCAGGCAAAACGATGGTGGAATTACTGGCGTATATTCTTTATGTCCTGTGCCGAACTATGGGGATACAGGGATGGAAAAGAATGGAGTATTAGTCACTATTTGTTCAGCAAACAAAACAGCAATTAA